The Henckelia pumila isolate YLH828 chromosome 2, ASM3356847v2, whole genome shotgun sequence genome includes a window with the following:
- the LOC140879229 gene encoding uncharacterized protein, translating into MALRGRRINIQEWCPLGNHDPETDIHALVLCPFARSVWRLSSIGSIVSGATSFTDRWISLTNNHPPSEIDSAAMILWSIWNSRNDVVWNRNTKTQVVFHSALDLHNQWQQDNPPINFVKCNVDAAIFKDPPRMGYGCIIRYSSGAVIKCYLRMFSW; encoded by the coding sequence ATGGCTTTAAGAGGAAGGAGAATCAATATTCAAGAATGGTGTCCGCTCGGTAATCATGATCCCGAAACTGATATCCATGCTCTGGTTCTTTGCCCTTTTGCTCGAAGCGTTTGGCGCCTCTCCTCTATTGGCAGCATTGTGAGTGGAGCAACATCCTTTACTGATAGGTGGATCTCTTTAACCAACAATCACCCTCCTTCTGAAATTGATAGTGCAGCTATGATTTTGTGGAGCATTTGGAACTCTAGGAACGATGTGGTCTGGAACCGAAACACTAAAACCCAGGTCGTCTTTCATTCAGCATTGGATCTACATAATCAATGGCAGCAGGATAATCCACCTATCAACTTTGTTAAATGCAATGTTGATGCAGCTATTTTCAAGGATCCTCCTCGAATGGGATATGGGTGCATTATTCGCTATTCTTCAGGGGCTGTAATCAAATGCTATTTGCGGATGTTTTCCTGGTGA